The following proteins are encoded in a genomic region of Pseudomonadota bacterium:
- the rpsP gene encoding 30S ribosomal protein S16, translating into MAVKIRLTRGGAKRRPFYGIVIANNRSPRDGRFLEKVGTYNPMLAKDNPQRVVLDAERIRYWLGVGAQPTDRVALFLAQAGLAAMPERRETPKQSAPKAKAQERLKEAAKAAGGGEVAAAEPAPEAPAAEASA; encoded by the coding sequence ATGGCAGTAAAAATCCGTCTGACCCGGGGCGGCGCCAAAAGGCGTCCGTTCTATGGCATCGTGATCGCCAACAACCGCAGCCCGCGGGACGGCCGCTTCCTGGAAAAGGTCGGGACCTATAATCCCATGCTGGCAAAGGATAACCCCCAGCGCGTGGTTCTGGATGCCGAGCGGATCAGGTACTGGCTGGGTGTTGGTGCGCAGCCCACGGACCGTGTGGCGCTGTTCCTGGCCCAGGCTGGCCTTGCCGCCATGCCTGAACGCCGGGAGACCCCGAAGCAGTCCGCACCAAAGGCCAAGGCGCAGGAACGCCTGAAGGAAGCTGCGAAAGCCGCCGGTGGCGGTGAGGTTGCAGCGGCTGAACCCGCGCCTGAAGCGCCTGCGGCCGAAGCGTCAGCGTAA
- the rimM gene encoding ribosome maturation factor RimM (Essential for efficient processing of 16S rRNA), producing MTLSRKICIGQIMAPHGVKGLVRVRSFAENPEDIGTYAPLTDESGGRVFRLHLQAPVRDHWIVRIEGVADRNAAEALSGQKLYVDRSLLPEPAAGEYYHTDLIGLTVMQEQEGARVGEVVAVHNYGAGDFLEIRLEGRPATEMLPLNSAHVPEIRIREGFLVISPPAGWLDVPEKEEN from the coding sequence ATGACCCTATCCCGCAAAATCTGTATCGGCCAGATCATGGCGCCCCACGGTGTGAAGGGGCTGGTCAGGGTGCGCAGCTTTGCCGAAAATCCGGAAGATATCGGGACGTATGCTCCCCTGACTGACGAAAGCGGCGGGCGGGTATTCCGCCTGCACCTCCAGGCACCGGTGAGGGATCACTGGATTGTCCGGATCGAGGGTGTGGCAGACCGCAACGCAGCCGAGGCCCTGAGCGGTCAGAAACTGTATGTGGACCGCAGCCTCTTGCCCGAGCCGGCCGCGGGAGAATATTACCACACCGACCTGATCGGCCTGACGGTCATGCAGGAGCAGGAGGGTGCCAGGGTGGGCGAGGTTGTGGCCGTCCACAACTATGGCGCCGGAGATTTCCTGGAAATCCGGCTGGAGGGGCGCCCGGCCACTGAAATGCTCCCCCTGAACAGCGCACATGTTCCGGAGATCCGTATCAGGGAAGGCTTTCTGGTGATCTCTCCCCCTGCGGGATGGCTGGATGTTCCGGAAAAGGAAGAAAACTGA